Proteins from a genomic interval of Flammeovirgaceae bacterium SG7u.111:
- a CDS encoding DEAD/DEAH box helicase, whose translation MSTFEDFNIKKQLKNAIADLGLEKPTPIQQASYSPILAGGDFVGIAQTGTGKTIAYLLPILQDLKYSDQLHPRILILVPTRELVIQIVEEIEKLTTYINVRVVGVYGGSNNINSQKRAVAEGADIIVGTPRRLYDLTLSNVLRLKSIKKMVIDEVDIMLDFGYKTQLKNIFEHLPAKRQNILFSATMTTYVDELMDDFLVNPVKKTISISGTPLDTISQECYAVPNFYTKANLLNHLLADKEEFSKVLIFVATKVSADRLFDTLDFESEMSVIHSSKEQNHRTNSIEKFEDGTSRILIATDVIARGIDIEKISTVISFDTPFYPENYIHRIGRTGRAEQKGRAILFYSEKEKDLKEEIESLMNYIIPPFNEFPEEVEVSHQLTPEEKDKPKDPDEEYHRKLPVETGASFHEKSAKNSKTPTERVSYEKALKQRYKKPLRRGDKIQNMKKKKRR comes from the coding sequence ATGAGTACTTTCGAAGATTTCAATATCAAAAAGCAGTTAAAAAATGCCATTGCCGATTTAGGGCTTGAGAAGCCAACCCCTATCCAGCAGGCATCTTATTCCCCCATTCTTGCTGGGGGCGATTTTGTGGGGATTGCACAAACCGGAACTGGGAAAACAATCGCCTACTTGCTTCCTATCTTACAAGATTTGAAATATTCGGACCAGTTGCACCCAAGGATATTGATCTTGGTCCCTACCAGGGAACTTGTCATCCAGATAGTAGAAGAAATTGAAAAACTTACAACATACATCAATGTAAGAGTGGTAGGAGTTTATGGTGGCAGCAATAACATCAACTCGCAAAAAAGAGCCGTTGCCGAAGGGGCAGATATAATAGTAGGTACTCCTAGGCGATTATATGACCTTACGCTGAGCAATGTATTGCGCTTAAAATCCATCAAAAAAATGGTGATTGACGAGGTGGATATCATGCTAGACTTTGGCTACAAAACCCAGTTGAAAAATATCTTTGAGCACCTGCCCGCAAAGCGCCAAAATATCCTTTTTTCTGCTACCATGACTACTTATGTAGATGAGCTAATGGATGATTTTTTGGTAAACCCTGTCAAAAAAACAATTTCTATTAGCGGAACCCCTCTTGATACCATTAGTCAGGAATGCTACGCTGTTCCTAATTTTTATACCAAGGCCAACTTGCTCAATCATTTGCTTGCAGACAAAGAGGAGTTTAGCAAGGTTTTGATTTTTGTGGCTACCAAGGTAAGTGCCGACAGGCTTTTTGATACCTTAGATTTCGAATCCGAAATGTCTGTAATCCATTCCAGCAAAGAACAAAACCACCGTACCAATTCCATAGAAAAGTTTGAAGATGGTACGAGTAGAATCCTGATAGCGACCGATGTAATAGCTCGTGGAATTGACATTGAAAAAATCAGCACCGTAATCAGTTTCGATACGCCTTTCTACCCCGAAAACTATATCCACCGAATAGGGAGAACTGGCAGGGCCGAACAGAAAGGAAGAGCCATCCTTTTTTATAGTGAGAAGGAAAAAGATTTAAAAGAGGAGATTGAAAGCCTGATGAATTACATCATCCCCCCTTTCAATGAATTTCCCGAGGAAGTAGAAGTTTCCCACCAGCTAACTCCAGAAGAAAAGGACAAGCCAAAAGACCCTGATGAGGAATACCACAGAAAACTACCTGTAGAAACAGGAGCTTCTTTCCATGAGAAATCTGCGAAGAACAGTAAAACCCCAACCGAAAGAGTAAGTTACGAGAAAGCTTTAAAGCAGCGGTACAAAAAACCGCTCAGGCGTGGCGATAAAATCCAAAATATGAAAAAGAAAAAGAGGCGATAG
- a CDS encoding thioesterase family protein, with the protein MFSYDYQLRIRYADTDQMGFVYYGNYASFYEIGRVESLRSLGLSYSELEATGVIMPVLECYSKFIRPALYDQLITIRTIIKELPSSRIYFEYEIYNEAEELINIGKTTLVFVDQKTKKPCVPPHEIMDALKPHLEV; encoded by the coding sequence ATGTTTTCTTACGATTATCAGCTGAGAATTAGGTATGCCGATACCGACCAAATGGGTTTTGTGTATTATGGCAATTATGCTTCGTTTTACGAAATTGGAAGGGTGGAATCTTTGCGCTCATTGGGCTTGAGCTATAGCGAATTGGAGGCTACAGGTGTGATTATGCCGGTGCTGGAGTGCTACTCGAAGTTTATCAGACCAGCACTTTACGATCAGCTCATTACTATCCGAACCATTATAAAGGAACTTCCCAGCAGTCGAATTTATTTTGAATATGAGATTTATAACGAGGCTGAAGAGTTGATAAACATAGGAAAAACAACTTTGGTTTTTGTGGATCAGAAGACTAAAAAGCCATGTGTTCCACCCCACGAAATAATGGATGCTTTGAAACCACATCTGGAAGTATAA
- the dnaJ gene encoding molecular chaperone DnaJ, which produces MSKRDYYEILGVSNSATPEEIKKAYRKIAIKFHPDKNPGDTEAENKFKEAAEAYEILSNPEKRQRYDRFGHQDPSGGFGGGAGGMNMEDIFSRFEDIFGGGGGGGGFGDFFGGGGGGSSRGRGKKGSNLRIKLKLTLEEIANGVEKKIKVKRYVACDACGGNGAKNGTSLRACGTCGGTGQVRKVMNTMLGQMVSTATCPTCEGDGKIIDDNCSTCSGDGRIYKEEVISIKVPAGVSEGVQLSMSGKGNAPKRGGYPGDLLILIEEVEDNNLKREGNNVHFDLYISFIDAALGTTVEVPTISGSVKIPIEAGTQSGKVLRLRGKGIKDLNGYGAGDQLIHVNIWTPKKLSQDEKNVLESLRSSPNFQPTPGNSDKSFFDRMKEFFN; this is translated from the coding sequence ATGTCTAAGAGGGATTATTATGAAATACTGGGCGTAAGCAATAGTGCGACTCCGGAAGAGATAAAAAAAGCTTATAGAAAGATAGCTATCAAGTTTCACCCAGATAAAAATCCGGGTGATACCGAGGCTGAAAATAAGTTTAAGGAAGCGGCTGAAGCTTACGAGATACTCAGCAACCCTGAGAAAAGGCAGCGCTATGACCGTTTCGGCCATCAAGATCCGTCAGGAGGGTTTGGCGGTGGAGCCGGAGGTATGAATATGGAAGATATTTTCTCTCGCTTCGAAGATATCTTCGGAGGCGGTGGCGGAGGAGGTGGCTTCGGCGACTTCTTCGGCGGTGGTGGAGGAGGTTCTTCCAGAGGTAGAGGCAAAAAAGGCTCAAACCTGCGTATAAAGCTTAAACTTACCTTAGAAGAAATAGCCAATGGGGTTGAGAAAAAAATAAAGGTTAAGCGCTATGTAGCTTGTGATGCTTGTGGAGGTAATGGCGCTAAAAATGGTACATCGCTTCGTGCTTGTGGTACTTGTGGAGGTACAGGGCAAGTTCGAAAAGTGATGAATACCATGCTAGGTCAAATGGTTTCTACTGCTACCTGCCCAACCTGTGAGGGTGATGGCAAAATCATAGACGATAACTGCTCTACCTGTAGCGGAGACGGAAGGATCTATAAAGAAGAAGTTATCAGCATCAAAGTGCCTGCTGGCGTATCGGAAGGAGTTCAGCTTTCTATGTCGGGCAAAGGTAATGCTCCTAAAAGAGGGGGCTATCCTGGCGATTTGCTAATTCTGATAGAGGAAGTTGAGGACAACAACCTAAAAAGGGAAGGAAATAATGTTCATTTCGATCTGTATATCAGTTTTATAGATGCGGCACTTGGCACAACTGTAGAAGTGCCTACCATCTCAGGGTCGGTGAAGATTCCGATAGAAGCAGGTACGCAAAGTGGAAAAGTGTTGAGGTTGAGAGGAAAAGGTATAAAAGATTTGAACGGGTATGGAGCGGGAGACCAACTCATTCACGTGAACATCTGGACGCCGAAGAAGCTGAGCCAAGATGAGAAAAACGTGTTGGAAAGCCTAAGAAGTTCTCCAAACTTCCAGCCTACACCAGGCAATTCAGACAAAAGCTTTTTCGACAGAATGAAAGAGTTTTTTAACTAG
- a CDS encoding nucleotide exchange factor GrpE: MAKDKSQEEPKEEFKSTETNVEEGAEQNEEGQVENSEEETAEEAAPEEELDEVEKLKLELAEQKDKFIRLYSEFDNFRRRTAKEKIELTKTATENLVIELVQVLDDFERAEKSFGDVKEDDPVKQGFEIVHTKLEKLLEKQGLSQIEEAKGKDLDTDLHEAVTQFPAPSDDLKGKIIDQLEKGYKLGDKVIRYAKVVVGT; the protein is encoded by the coding sequence ATGGCTAAAGATAAATCACAAGAAGAACCAAAGGAAGAGTTTAAAAGCACAGAAACCAATGTGGAAGAGGGTGCTGAGCAAAACGAAGAGGGTCAAGTAGAAAATTCAGAAGAGGAGACTGCTGAAGAGGCTGCTCCCGAAGAAGAACTTGACGAAGTAGAAAAACTTAAACTTGAGCTTGCCGAGCAAAAAGATAAGTTTATCAGGCTGTATTCTGAGTTCGATAACTTTAGGAGAAGGACTGCTAAAGAGAAAATTGAGCTTACAAAAACAGCAACTGAAAACTTGGTAATAGAGCTAGTGCAAGTACTGGACGATTTTGAAAGAGCTGAAAAGTCTTTTGGCGATGTGAAAGAGGATGATCCTGTGAAACAAGGTTTCGAAATTGTGCATACCAAATTGGAGAAATTGCTCGAAAAACAAGGCTTGAGCCAAATAGAAGAGGCGAAAGGAAAAGACCTTGATACCGACCTGCACGAGGCTGTAACCCAGTTCCCGGCACCTAGTGACGACCTAAAAGGCAAGATCATAGATCAGCTTGAAAAAGGGTACAAACTTGGTGATAAGGTAATTAGGTATGCCAAAGTAGTGGTAGGTACTTGA
- a CDS encoding amidophosphoribosyltransferase produces MSDFIKHECGIAMIRLRKPLEYYFEKHGTPTYAINKLYLLMQKQHNRGQDGAGMLNIKLDHPPGNHYMTRYRSVESQPIMDLFEKVNKKLGKLKEERPKKYYNAKWMKKNAPFVGELYMGHLRYGTHGKNEIRNCHPMIRRNNWKSRNLIMAGNFNMTNVDELFSHLVDLGQHPIEKIDTVTVLEKIGHFLDEENQRLFSQYKEKGLSNEEITDRISEDLDIQAILKRSCKDFDGGYAMLGMIGFGAAFVARDPAGIRPAYYYVDDDVVVAASEKPAIKTTFDIEYDEIKEVPPGHALIVKKNGDVEVKEFIKPLEQLSCSFERIYFSRGSDPEIYKERKRLGEILVNDILKEVDYDLKNTVFSYIPNTAETAFMGMERGLDKYLTRVRQDAYNEKDRERLADLLKTKIRVEKLVIKDVKLRTFITDSDQRDDLVGHVYDTTYELLQKRQDTIVVIDDSIVRGTTLEKSIINMLERLKPKRIVVVSSAPQIRYPDCYGIDMSTMSHFVAFRAMLNLLEKTGKENLLEEVKKKCEKAFEKGIAHKKNYLKELYDQFTDQQISDEIAEIVKPDYVKADVKVIYQSVDNLHKACPNHLGDWYFTGNYPTDGGNKVVNRAFINFMEGHTGRAY; encoded by the coding sequence ATGAGTGATTTTATAAAACACGAGTGTGGCATCGCCATGATCAGGCTTCGAAAGCCTCTAGAGTACTATTTCGAGAAGCATGGCACGCCAACTTACGCCATCAACAAGCTTTATTTGCTGATGCAAAAGCAGCACAACCGAGGGCAAGACGGTGCTGGCATGCTCAATATTAAGCTAGATCACCCCCCTGGAAATCATTACATGACAAGGTATCGTTCAGTAGAATCGCAGCCTATTATGGACCTATTTGAAAAGGTAAATAAGAAGCTGGGCAAACTGAAAGAGGAGCGTCCTAAAAAGTATTATAACGCTAAGTGGATGAAAAAGAACGCTCCGTTTGTGGGAGAGCTCTACATGGGCCACCTTCGCTACGGAACGCATGGCAAGAACGAGATAAGGAATTGCCACCCCATGATCAGGCGGAACAATTGGAAAAGCCGCAACCTGATAATGGCGGGGAACTTCAACATGACTAATGTTGATGAACTTTTTAGTCATTTGGTAGACTTGGGCCAGCACCCCATAGAAAAAATAGATACGGTGACGGTGCTCGAAAAGATAGGGCATTTCTTGGACGAAGAAAACCAACGTCTGTTTAGCCAATACAAAGAAAAAGGCTTGAGCAACGAAGAGATCACGGATAGAATTTCAGAAGATCTCGATATTCAAGCAATCTTAAAACGTTCGTGCAAGGATTTTGATGGCGGATATGCCATGTTGGGAATGATTGGTTTTGGTGCTGCTTTTGTCGCCAGAGATCCAGCCGGTATTCGTCCTGCGTATTATTATGTAGATGACGATGTGGTAGTGGCAGCTTCTGAAAAACCTGCTATCAAAACTACCTTCGATATAGAATACGATGAGATTAAAGAAGTGCCTCCTGGGCATGCGCTCATTGTAAAGAAAAATGGCGATGTTGAAGTAAAAGAATTCATCAAGCCGCTGGAGCAACTTTCTTGTAGCTTCGAGCGAATTTATTTCTCAAGAGGATCTGATCCTGAGATTTACAAGGAAAGAAAAAGGCTTGGAGAGATTTTGGTAAACGATATTCTCAAAGAAGTTGATTACGACCTGAAAAATACAGTTTTCTCTTATATTCCAAACACGGCCGAAACGGCATTTATGGGTATGGAAAGAGGGCTGGACAAATACCTGACAAGGGTAAGACAAGATGCATACAACGAGAAAGATAGGGAGAGACTTGCCGACTTGCTCAAAACCAAAATCCGGGTAGAGAAGTTGGTGATTAAAGATGTGAAACTCAGAACTTTTATTACCGATAGTGATCAGCGAGATGATTTGGTAGGCCATGTGTATGACACCACCTATGAATTGCTTCAGAAAAGGCAAGATACCATAGTGGTGATAGATGATTCGATAGTAAGGGGAACCACGCTCGAAAAAAGTATCATCAATATGTTAGAGCGCCTGAAGCCAAAGCGCATCGTCGTAGTTTCTTCTGCTCCTCAAATTAGGTATCCTGATTGTTATGGCATAGATATGTCCACCATGAGCCATTTTGTAGCCTTTAGGGCGATGCTGAACTTATTGGAAAAAACAGGAAAGGAGAACTTGCTAGAAGAGGTAAAGAAAAAATGCGAAAAAGCATTTGAAAAAGGTATTGCGCATAAGAAAAACTATCTCAAAGAGCTCTACGATCAATTTACCGATCAGCAAATTTCAGATGAAATAGCTGAGATTGTAAAACCTGATTATGTAAAAGCAGATGTAAAGGTCATTTACCAATCGGTTGATAATTTGCACAAGGCGTGCCCTAACCATTTGGGCGATTGGTATTTCACTGGGAACTATCCGACCGATGGTGGAAACAAGGTAGTGAACAGGGCATTTATCAATTTTATGGAAGGTCATACGGGCAGGGCTTATTAG
- a CDS encoding glucosidase, with protein sequence MENPELERLKSTVNNSGWKRWGPYLSERQWGTVREDYSRGGDAWSYVSHEMARSRVYRWGEDGIGGLSDNKQTLCFSVSMWNGKDSILKERLFGLSNGEGNHGEDVKEMYYYLDSTPTHSYMKMLYKYPQQAFPYEELVLVNQVRDKPDAEYELMDTGVFDKDRYFDVYIEYAKADEDDVLVKITVENRGDRGAYIHLVPTVWFRNTWRWGYDDYKPQIRKTSKKNQVELDYWAAQGFHLSYQGKPKLLFCDNETNRELLYNQPSRTKYPKDGINDYVTRKDLAKVNPEEEGTKLGLYFMHKIPAKGSVTCKLRLSNSDAGNDFKDFDKIFSLRKKEADLFYENLHNGLKNQELRSIQRQAYAGMLWSKQFYYYNVEQWLNGDPATGGPPQERQNGRNGQWKHLHNQNIISMPDKWEYPWYAAWDLAFHCIPLARLDAEFAKRQILLMLREYYMHPNGQIPAYEWNFGDVNPPVHAWAAWNVYSIDKDINGQADTDFLEKVFHKLLMNFTWWVNQKDDNGNNLFEGGFLGLDNIGVFDRSNTLPTGGKMEQADGTAWMAMYALNMLRIALEISSIRPYYQEMASKFFGHFLSIAGAMFNIGDEQVELWDDDDEFYYDIIHPDGQPSHRLKVRSIVGIIPLFAIEVLSPELLNQLPDFTRRLEWTLKNKPKLANLISRWYDPGRGETRMLSLVRIHRLKCTLRRMLDETEFLSEYGIRALSKFHKDEPYLYKVKDRTYSVSYVPGESDSSLFGGNSNWRGPIWFPINFMIVTSLLRFHDYYGDDFTMECPVGSGKLFNLKEIAYEIAERLIKIFTNDEQGNRPFYGESNKLQKNVHFKDHILFYEYFHGDSGFGLGASHQTGWTGLVAELIRMVDEYKNEKQSSK encoded by the coding sequence ATGGAGAATCCAGAACTAGAAAGATTAAAAAGTACTGTAAATAACTCTGGATGGAAGAGATGGGGACCTTACCTCTCGGAAAGGCAATGGGGAACAGTGCGCGAAGATTATAGTCGAGGTGGCGATGCTTGGTCGTACGTTTCTCATGAAATGGCACGAAGCAGGGTATATCGCTGGGGCGAAGATGGAATTGGCGGGCTTTCTGACAACAAACAGACGTTGTGCTTTTCAGTTTCGATGTGGAACGGAAAAGACTCTATATTAAAGGAAAGGCTGTTTGGATTGAGCAATGGCGAGGGCAACCACGGTGAGGATGTAAAAGAGATGTATTATTACCTCGACTCCACGCCTACCCATTCATATATGAAAATGCTTTATAAATACCCTCAACAAGCATTTCCCTACGAAGAACTAGTTCTTGTAAACCAAGTTCGCGACAAACCTGATGCGGAGTATGAGCTGATGGATACAGGCGTTTTCGACAAAGACCGCTACTTTGATGTATACATAGAATATGCAAAAGCCGACGAAGACGATGTATTGGTAAAAATTACGGTGGAAAACAGGGGAGACCGGGGGGCTTATATACACCTTGTTCCCACTGTTTGGTTTAGAAATACTTGGCGCTGGGGCTATGACGATTACAAACCCCAAATACGAAAGACCTCTAAAAAAAACCAAGTGGAGCTGGACTATTGGGCAGCACAGGGCTTTCACCTGAGCTACCAAGGCAAGCCAAAGTTGCTTTTTTGCGATAATGAAACCAACCGCGAACTTCTTTACAACCAACCTAGCCGTACGAAATACCCCAAAGATGGAATAAACGACTACGTAACCAGAAAAGACCTTGCTAAGGTAAACCCAGAGGAAGAGGGCACAAAGCTAGGACTATATTTTATGCACAAAATCCCTGCGAAGGGCAGCGTAACTTGCAAGCTAAGGTTGAGCAACTCGGATGCTGGAAATGACTTCAAGGACTTCGACAAAATTTTTAGCCTTAGGAAAAAAGAGGCAGACCTGTTCTACGAAAACCTTCACAATGGATTAAAAAACCAAGAATTACGCTCTATACAGCGACAAGCCTATGCAGGCATGCTCTGGAGCAAGCAATTTTATTATTATAATGTAGAACAATGGCTCAATGGCGATCCTGCAACTGGTGGACCTCCACAAGAAAGGCAAAACGGAAGAAATGGACAGTGGAAGCACTTGCACAACCAGAATATTATTTCCATGCCCGATAAGTGGGAGTACCCTTGGTATGCTGCATGGGACTTGGCCTTCCACTGCATCCCCTTGGCAAGGCTCGATGCCGAATTTGCCAAGCGCCAGATTTTACTGATGCTCCGGGAATATTATATGCATCCTAATGGACAAATTCCTGCTTATGAGTGGAATTTTGGTGATGTAAACCCTCCCGTACATGCTTGGGCCGCTTGGAATGTCTACTCCATAGACAAAGATATCAATGGGCAAGCAGATACCGATTTTTTAGAAAAAGTATTTCATAAGCTGCTCATGAACTTCACTTGGTGGGTAAACCAGAAGGATGACAACGGCAATAACCTATTTGAAGGCGGCTTCTTAGGTTTGGATAATATTGGAGTTTTTGACAGAAGCAATACCCTCCCAACAGGGGGAAAAATGGAACAAGCTGATGGTACGGCATGGATGGCTATGTACGCACTTAACATGCTTCGGATAGCCTTAGAAATTTCGAGTATTAGACCCTATTACCAAGAAATGGCTTCCAAATTTTTTGGACACTTCTTGAGCATAGCAGGCGCGATGTTCAATATTGGCGATGAACAAGTAGAGCTTTGGGACGATGACGACGAATTTTATTACGACATCATCCACCCCGACGGGCAGCCTAGCCACCGCTTAAAGGTAAGGTCGATAGTGGGAATTATTCCATTATTTGCTATTGAAGTTCTTAGCCCAGAATTACTAAACCAATTGCCAGATTTTACCCGCAGGCTAGAATGGACGCTCAAAAACAAACCTAAGTTGGCTAATTTGATTTCGAGGTGGTATGATCCGGGAAGAGGAGAAACCAGAATGCTTTCCTTGGTAAGGATCCACCGCCTGAAGTGTACACTCCGCAGGATGCTTGACGAGACGGAATTTCTTTCCGAATATGGCATTCGAGCTTTGTCGAAATTTCACAAGGACGAGCCATATTTGTACAAAGTAAAAGACCGAACCTACTCGGTTTCCTATGTTCCGGGCGAGTCTGATTCTTCCTTATTTGGAGGAAATTCCAACTGGCGAGGCCCTATTTGGTTCCCTATCAACTTTATGATTGTTACTTCCTTACTGAGGTTTCATGATTATTATGGCGATGATTTTACGATGGAGTGCCCCGTAGGCTCGGGGAAATTGTTCAACCTAAAGGAAATAGCGTATGAAATAGCAGAAAGGTTGATTAAGATTTTCACCAATGATGAGCAGGGAAATAGGCCGTTTTATGGGGAATCGAACAAACTTCAGAAAAATGTGCATTTCAAAGACCACATCCTTTTCTATGAATATTTTCATGGCGACTCGGGTTTTGGTCTAGGGGCTTCGCACCAAACTGGTTGGACTGGTCTTGTAGCCGAGCTTATACGAATGGTAGATGAGTACAAAAATGAAAAACAAAGCTCCAAATAA
- a CDS encoding N-acetylmuramoyl-L-alanine amidase, whose protein sequence is MSQILWILDPGHGGLINGEYQTPGKRSPKWDDEITLYEGEFNRGVVNRIIERCVPAGIRYYHVSPEMEDTSLPERVARANKWNNKGPCIYLSVHANAGGGKGWEIYTSKGQTKSDKIATIFYEKMREEFAELPSKHFRRDYRDGDPDKEMNFYVLKHTKMPAVLTENFFMDNNQECREFLMNRSSRSRIADAHFRAMLHIEQTYQSFV, encoded by the coding sequence ATGAGCCAAATACTTTGGATACTAGACCCCGGTCACGGAGGGTTAATCAATGGAGAATACCAAACTCCGGGCAAAAGAAGCCCGAAATGGGACGATGAAATTACGCTTTACGAAGGTGAGTTTAATAGAGGAGTAGTGAACAGGATAATTGAAAGATGTGTGCCTGCTGGCATTCGCTATTACCATGTTTCTCCCGAGATGGAAGATACTTCTTTGCCAGAGAGGGTAGCAAGAGCCAATAAGTGGAACAACAAAGGGCCTTGTATTTACCTTTCCGTACATGCGAATGCAGGTGGGGGAAAAGGTTGGGAAATCTACACTTCAAAAGGACAGACCAAGTCCGACAAAATCGCGACGATCTTCTATGAAAAAATGAGAGAGGAGTTTGCCGAGCTGCCCAGTAAGCATTTCCGTAGGGATTATAGAGATGGTGATCCTGATAAGGAAATGAACTTTTATGTATTGAAGCATACCAAAATGCCAGCAGTTCTTACCGAAAACTTTTTCATGGACAATAACCAAGAGTGTAGGGAATTTCTCATGAACCGTTCAAGCCGCTCGAGGATTGCCGATGCACATTTCAGGGCGATGCTTCATATAGAGCAGACGTATCAGAGTTTTGTATAA
- a CDS encoding acyl-CoA-binding protein — MGLDQNFEEAQKRVHQLDEKPSNEILLKLYGLFKQATEGDVKEERPGGFDFKAQFKWDAWNKLSGKSSDEAKQAYIALVDELAGH; from the coding sequence ATGGGTTTAGACCAAAATTTTGAAGAAGCACAAAAAAGAGTGCATCAGCTAGATGAAAAACCATCAAACGAAATTTTGCTAAAACTTTATGGCTTATTCAAGCAAGCAACCGAAGGCGACGTGAAAGAAGAAAGACCAGGCGGGTTCGACTTCAAAGCCCAGTTCAAGTGGGATGCTTGGAACAAACTTAGCGGTAAAAGTTCGGACGAGGCTAAGCAGGCATATATAGCTCTTGTAGATGAGTTGGCGGGGCACTAG
- a CDS encoding EcsC family protein, which yields MKKPPSQPSEYEQKVINELNERRQVPKKINKFSKVLSSLSKPINRAGEWLTKMPGLDMAMEKTEGTLAAFAHNVTDWTVKQEETIKRYFEAGFSDVKTKEDIALLDLKVVEDAVGDLCKKYHTLAKEEEEDEVTALSLPGMPSDIIALVSMNHKAISEYATMYGFDITLYHERVFALNILEYAASTDEMTKKQVMRRLVEQTKKMVGKKKQEELDKSKFLKLFTKLTSSITFQLLKAKVGQAISIKGAVIGTGFNAYFTTEVCDVANTLYKQRFLAEKYGPEIINLEEEEEDEKDK from the coding sequence ATGAAAAAGCCACCCTCTCAACCTTCCGAATATGAGCAAAAAGTTATAAACGAGCTTAATGAAAGGAGGCAAGTGCCCAAAAAAATAAACAAGTTTTCCAAAGTACTGAGTTCACTTTCCAAGCCGATCAACCGTGCGGGGGAGTGGCTTACCAAAATGCCAGGACTGGATATGGCAATGGAAAAGACCGAGGGGACCCTGGCTGCTTTTGCCCATAACGTTACCGACTGGACGGTAAAGCAAGAAGAAACCATCAAGAGATATTTTGAGGCAGGCTTTTCTGACGTGAAAACAAAGGAAGACATAGCCTTGCTGGACTTGAAGGTAGTGGAAGATGCCGTAGGTGATTTATGTAAAAAGTACCACACCTTGGCTAAAGAAGAAGAGGAAGACGAAGTTACTGCTTTGAGCTTACCAGGAATGCCTTCCGATATCATTGCTTTGGTGAGTATGAACCACAAAGCCATTAGCGAATACGCTACCATGTATGGCTTCGATATCACCCTTTACCACGAAAGGGTATTTGCTCTGAACATTTTAGAATATGCAGCCTCTACAGATGAAATGACCAAGAAACAGGTAATGAGGCGTTTGGTAGAGCAAACGAAGAAAATGGTGGGAAAGAAAAAGCAGGAAGAACTCGATAAGTCCAAGTTTCTCAAGCTTTTTACCAAACTAACTAGTTCCATTACTTTCCAATTGCTGAAGGCAAAAGTGGGGCAGGCTATTTCTATAAAGGGGGCAGTGATAGGGACTGGTTTCAATGCTTATTTTACTACCGAGGTCTGCGATGTGGCCAATACGCTTTATAAACAACGCTTTTTGGCAGAAAAGTATGGCCCTGAAATCATAAACCTTGAAGAGGAAGAAGAGGACGAAAAAGACAAATAG